ATCGGCATGAATCTGGGAAGGGTGGCGGGGGCGGGCATTGAGGACCATGTTCACACCCATGTGGTCCCGCGCTGGATCGGGGACGCGAGTTTTATGCCGGTTATCGGAAACAGCCGGGTGATTCCGGAGGCGTTAAAGGAGACGTATCGAAAACTGGCGAGGATATTTTAAAATGTCAAATGACAAATTCCAAATTTCCAAGGAATGTCAAAACTCCAAACGACAAATTTGATATTGTTGTTTTGAGTTTCTTTTGACATTTGAACTTTGACATTTGTCATTTTCCCCTACCCCGTAATCTTTTTGCCCGGCTTTCTCAATTTCTTGATGTCAACGGCGGGGGCTTCGTCCGGATACGTTTGTACCGGCGCTCGAACCGGGGCGCTGGACTGCAATTTTTTCAAATCCTCCACTTTCGCCTCGCTGGAAAGCTTCCCCCCCACAAAACCGCTGGCGTCGCGGTCACAGGATATGGCGCGGGCTTGGGTTTCGCGCTCTTCGCGGATCCGGTTGACCTCTTTTTCGAGGCGGCGGCGCGGCGAGGGGAAACGTTCGATCAGGTAGGCGAGTTGCTTTTTGACCGTCGCATCGACAAGCAGATTTCCACCTTTTACCAACCCCTGATCTTTAAGGGCTTTGACGCTGTTCCAAAAAACTTCCTCCGTGATGCCGGAGGATGGTTTGATGCTCCTGAAATAAAGTTTCTTTAAATCTTCATCGGTCCATTCCCCTTCGCGCACCAGATTGGGATCAAAAGGTTTGAAAACCGGCCCGGTGTAGCGATACGGCCGGAGCGACATGAATTTTTCTTTGGAGACGAGGTAAGAGCCGTCGGCCTGTTTGCAATCGTCGAAGGCGTTTTTCCATTGGGGATAGGCAAACCGGGTGGAATCGACAAAACCGTTCCGGTAGAGGTAGGGGATGTCGCCGGGGAGATAGTGGATGAACCCCTCTTTCGTCTTGGGAACCTTCTCCCAGATGTACTCCATCGGGTCCTGGATTTCCTGGGGCATAGTCTAATTAACCATACCAATAACTCGAACTGCCGTCATCATATTTTGCCATGTCCTCCTCATGCTCATAGGCCACATCATCTTTTTCGGCCTCGGCCTCCAGGTAGTCCGCATCCGCCTTGGTCTGCGAGGCCTCGGCGCGGATGGCGTCGTTCTCGGCGTTTTTCCAGTCGACCTTGTAGGTCAGCTCGGCCTCTTTTTCGCGGACCCTTAAGGCCTCCATCTGGATCTGGTAGTTTTTGTCGGCCTCGTAGATGCGGGCGTCATAGTCGTATTTGGCCTGCTGAATCACGGCGTCGGACTGTTCCTGCGCGATTTGCAAGTCAACCTCGTTCGAATCGAGCGCTATGGCCTCGTTCGAATCGGCCTGATATTTTGTCGCCTCGACATATTCCCAGTTATATCCGCCACCCATAATTGACTCCTTTCACAATTAAGCTGTTTCACTTCCCGACGATCCTGTATCGTCGATTTCTTCGTCATACCCCAAATACGATTCTTCCTCCTCAATGCTTTCATCGGTATCAGAGGCCGCTTCAACCGAGGCAAGGGCGCTGTTTGAAACAGCGGATGAATCGCTACTTGTTTCATCCGTCGCTGAACTTGCAGGCGAGAAGGCAACAGTTTGTTCCTCCGGATTGCCGATATTTGCCGCCATGTCTGCCTGTCTGGCCTGATCCGCCTCGCTCAACTCCTGTCCGCGAGAAACCGCATCGCTAAAATTAAAAGCAGTTGGATCGGCTGACAACAAATCGCGTTCCTCGGCAGGCAACGGAGGAGCCCCTCCACCTGGCGTTGTCTGTTCTACCTTGCCCATAAATCGCCCCTTGCCCCTATTATCGGCCGATCTATCCTTCAAAGTTGCTTTGGGGATTAGTCTCCCCACTTTTTTGCTTCTGCAATCTCCGCTCCCAAGCCGCTTCATCCGCCACTGGCGGCGCGGCTTGGGAACCCTTGCTTTGGGGGGTTACCACCCCCAAGGGACCCGATGCCTCTGCCTAACTATAGAGTTTAACATACTTTTTTTAATCCCGGATAGAGGTTATTTTTTGACCTTGGCCCTCTTTTGGGATATAAAGGGCCTCCCGTGAAACGAACGATTTTCTTTATTTTCCTCTTGTTAGCCTCTTTTTTGGCCCTGCGGACCCTGTCCCAGGCCTATTACCCCGCCACCTTTTGGTCTTCCGACCGTCTCCCTCTCCATATCGTTGGAGTCCGCGCCGGAAAGGTGGTATCGGGGGATGAAACCAATCTGGTTGCTTTAAGCCCCAACAAGCTGGTCGTTTACCGCATATCCGAGTCGAAACTTGTTCCGGTGGCGGAATATGCCGGTGGCGGGCGCGACTCATGGATTAAACTGTCGTTGATCGACCTTGACGGAAACGGCGCCGACGAGATCATCGTCTCCGGTTTTTATCACGAAGACACCTCGTCTTTTGTCGCGACGGTTCGGGATGGAAAAATCCAAAAGATCGCCGACGCGCCGTATCATTTATCCGCCATCACCTGGGAGGGCGAGCCGCCCCGGCAGGGCGAGCCGCCCCGGCAGGGCGAGCCGCCCCGGCAGGGGAAAAAAATCCTCGTTGCCCAGAAAAGGTTTGGCGGGGACGATTTTTCGGGGCCTTTGATCGAGATGGGGTTGAACGGGGGTAAGCTGGTAAAAAAAAGGGAGATAATCCTCCCCGGCGGAATTTCGGGCGAGTCGATATCCCTTTTTTCCGTGGCCGGACTGGAGCCGATGGAAGGCAAGGGAGGTTTTTTACAGCTGAACTCGATGGGAAAACTTCTTCATTACGTCAGGCAGGGAGATGGAAAATATAAAAAAGAGTGGACCAGTGGGGAGAGCTATTCGGCGGTATTTACCGCTCTAGACATTACTGTAAGAAATATGATGAATGAGGTTGAAAAAGAAAGGTTTTTGGTTCCTGTTTCATTCCAGATAAAAGCCGAAGATCAGCCTCTTCCGCTGGTGACCCTGCCGCCGCCGTCATCCCCTTCCCCCCTGCAGGTTTATGTCGTGAAGAATGAGGGGTATTTGAAAAATATTGTCGGCCCTATCCCCTCGGTCAAAAATGCGCAGATGGTCCGCTTGGTCTGGAGCGGATATGGTTTTCAGGAGGACTGGAATTCGCCGCGGCTCGATGGAGCCATCTCGGATTTTGACATCGTCGACTGGGATGACGACGGCACGCCGGAGATTCTCGCGGCCCTTCTTTTGCGGGACAAGGGATATTTTGATACGTTGAAAAAGCAGGATAGTTTGTTGATTGTGCTCGATTTGCCGTGAGGGTTGTGTTAAAAAGGGATTATGGTCGAAGATTCAAGTTTCAAGAAGGTCCTGGAATGGATGGAAACGTTGAATTCCCGCATGGCGCGCATGGAGGAATTGCAACAGTATCATTCTCAAAAACTGGAAACCGTTTTTGATGTCCTTCAGGAGATGCGCGATGACCTTCGCATGCTTAAACGCACGGTTGTCCTCCATGAAGACGAAATCAACGAATTAAAAAAACACATCGGACTCTCGAAACACTAGCCTCACGAATGTGGCAGGGGGCGGATTTGAACCGCCGACCAAGGGCTTATGAGTCCCCTGCTCTACCACTGAGCTACCCTGCCAATGTTGTATTTTACGATTTGAAAACGTCTTTATATTTGCTCATCAGTTGTTGGGAGTAATTTGCAATATCGGTCACGGTGTTTTGAATGGCGGCCATGGCGGGGTTTGCTACCTGTCTCTTTTTGGAATCCGCCAGGTATTCGTCAAAGGACTTCACCAGCGCCGAGATAAAATTCTCCCCGATCCGCTTGACGTCACCGCGGGTTAATTCCTTCCCTTTGATTTCCCCCTCGAATTTCATGTACTTTTGGAAGAGATTCTGTGGATCGGCCATAGTCTCATCCATATACCATGCAGGCCCAAAAAAGCGCCATAAAATTTGTGCGTGGTGTCTTGGCACCTCAAATGGGATAAAGCCAAAAAAGCTGTATAACTCATTGAAACAAATATGTATAATGGGCTTGAAATCGGGAAACGATCAGCGGACACAACTCTCGAAGAGACCCAGCCGATAACTAAACCGGGCGAGGGTTCCCGCCGAGCGCCGACCGATAGGGAGGATAAAGCGAGGTGGGAGCGGAGCCGACAAGGATAATGAGGTAACTAAATCAACTCTCGGCAAAAATAGGAGTTACTTATGAGTTTGAATAAAACGACAGGCGCGTCCAGCATTGGGACGGGGCGCGAGGATCCGCTGATAAAGATCAAGGCGGAACAGGCCGAAAAGGCCAAAAAAGATGCCGAGATGATTCAGGAGCAGGCGCAAGATGAGAGCAAGCTGGCGGGAGAGATAGGAACGACCTCGGCCGCGGTTGGAAAAGGGAGCAAGGTTGTTGGAAAAGAATTGGCCAAACATGCCGCCAACAAGGCCGCGGAAAAGGCGGTTGAAGGGTCTATAAAAACGGGTTTGGAAAAGGGCATCGAGGCGGGAGCCGAACAATATTCAACCAGCGCCTTGGGAACTCTTGAATCGGCCCATACAGCCGATGCCGGATTTTTCAGCGCGACCGGCGCCATTGGCGAGGGAGGTGCACTTGGGACTGATTTGGGAAGCGGGGCCACTGGTTTTACCGGTTTTACTTTAGAAGGCGCAGGTGGTCTGACAGGAGGCACTGCTGTCGGCGCAGGGGCCGAAGCAACTGGTGCCGCGGTTGCCGGAGAAGCGGTCGCCGCAAGTGGTTTGGCGGGTGAAGGTGCAGTTGCCGGAACGAGCGGCTTTTTTGCCGCGGAAACCGCTCTTGGCACCGGTGGGGCTCTTACAGGTACCGCCGCAACTGCAACGGGTGCGGCGGCAGGTGGCACCGCTGTTGCGGGCGCCGCCACGGGTGCAACTGCAGGTACTGCTGTAACTGCCGGGACAGCCGGCGCCGCAGGGACTGTCGCGGCCGGATCGGGAGCGGCGGCAACGGTGCCGGTTGTCGGCTGGGTCGTGGCCGGCGTCGGACTTGCGGTTGCGGCAGGACTGGCTATTTCAGCGGCCTCAAAATCAGGGGACGCCGGTCAAACTGTCAAGACGGGGATAGATACTATGAACACCGGCGCCGCGCAATGGAAAGACCGGCCTTGGGGAGGCAAATCATAGCCAGACCAATGTGGGAAAGTGGGATAGAGGGCTTGACTCTTTCCCTCCGCTATCCTAGCATCAAAAGGAGCATGAAAACCGCCGAACTTCTGCAGATGGACGCCAAAGGGAGAGTCACGCTTCCTCAAAAAGTCAGAGGCCGGTCAAAAGGGTATTTTACCTACGAGGTTGACTCAAGAGGGGTTATTCGTCTGATTCCCGTTGTGGGGGTGATCCGGGCCGATCAGGCCTGGTTTTGGACCAAACGATGGCAGGCAGGAGAAAAAGCGGCGTCGGAGGATATAAGAAAAGGGCGTGTGACACGGGTCGTCTTTAAAGATCTTAAAAAATTTCTCAAGACCCTCTGATGCCTTTTAACTTTCAATTTACCAACCGGTTTAAAAAACAATTCCAGGGGTTGCCTTCCGAGGTGCAAAAGGCGGCTCAAAAGACAATCCGATACCTTGGGTTGAATCCCCGTCATCCTTCCCTTCAAACCCACAAAGTTCATGGTGTCCTTTCAGGGTTAAAATCCATTGAGATATTTGAGACCTATGTAACGATGAAATACAGACTCACCTGGGAATATGGCCCCGAACAGAATATGATCACCCTGCGTAATATTGACAACCATGATGAATGTCTAAAAAACCCGTGAAACCCCTCGTCGCCATTGTCGGCCGGCCGAACGTCGGCAAGTCCACTCTTTTTAACCGCTTCGTCGGCAAGCGGCAGGCCCTGGTTCAAGATGTGCCGGGGATCACCCGCGACCGGCATTATGCCGAGGCGGAATGGGACGGGACCACGTTTCGTCTTGTCGACACCGGCGGACTGGAATTTGAAACAACCGACCGGCTCCAGAAAAAAATGTCCGATCAGGCGTTCAAAGGAATTGAAGAGGCCGATTGCATTATCTGTGTTGTTGACGGCAAGGTCGGCGTCACCACCCTCGACCGTGAATGGGTGGAAAAAATCCGCAAGATCAACAAGCCGAAGTTTTTTGTCGTGAACAAGATCGACTCAGCCAAAGACGAGGCCCTGTTGGCCGATTTTTACCCCCTCGGCATGGACCCGATGTTTCCTGTGTCAGCGGAGACTTCGCGGGGCGTTTCGGATTTGTTGGATCGGGTGGTATCAATTTTGAAAATAACTCCCCCTGCACCCCCTCTTAATTTAAGAGGGGGAGGGGGGGAGTTATTACAAATAGCAATAATCGGCCGCCCGAACGTCGGCAAATCCACGCTCTTAAACCGCCTCCTCGGAGAAGAGCGGGCCATCGTGGACGAAACACCGGGGACTACCCGCGACCCGATTAATACCTATCTGTCCTATCAAAATCGTCCTGTTTGTCTTATCGACACCGCCGGCATCCGGAAAAAGGGGAGAACGGATACCGCTATCGAAAAATTTTCCATCGTCAAAAGTTTAAAGACAATCGAAAAGGCCGATGTGACGTTTCTTCTTGTGGACGGCAACGAGGGGGTCACCGATCAGGACACGCATGTGGCCGGTTCGGCCTACGAAAAAGACAAACCGATCATTCTCATTGTCAACAAGTGGGACGAGGGACAGAAAAAAACGGGCCGTGACTCCTTTCTGGATCAACTCCAAAGGAAGTTTCATTTCAGCCTTTACAGCCCCGTTTTGTTTGTCTCGGCAAAAACAGGTTCAAAAACCGAAAAAATATTCCCGACCGCCCTTCGGATTTACGAGCAGTATCAAAGGCGCGTCCCCACCGCTGAGCTGAACAAGGCGTTTGGCCGAATTATTGAAAAACATCCCCTGCCGGTGTATCGCGGACGAAACATCAAAATCTATTATGCAACACAAACGGGAATCGCCCCTCCGACGTTTGTTGTCTTTTCCAACGAACCGGGTAAAATCCACTTTTCGTACGAACGCTATCTGAACAATGCCCTCAGGGAGTCGTTCGGGTTTACGGAGGTGCCGGTCAAGATTGTTTTCAGGAAAAAATGAAACATCTCATCTCCAACCTCAAGCACATCGCCACCCAGTACCACAAACTCGACTGCTTCAACCTGTCCGCGGCGCTTTCGTTTTACGCCATTTTGTCCATCCTGCCGATTCTGCTTATCGTCATCTCGCTCGTCGGTCACTACATCGGCCAGTCGGATGTCCTTCTCGACAAAACGGGGGGGCTGATTGAAGCCGTCGTCCCGTCGCTCAAGGAGGGGCTGGTCAACAATCTGCAAACGGTCATAAAGGCGCGCACCCAGTCCGGCTGGTTCGGCATCCTGCTTCTCTTTTTTGTGGCCCATTTCATGTTCGCCAACCTGGAGCACACGATCAACCGCCTTCTCCACGCAAAGGAGAAACGCCACTTTCTCATCACCCGCCTTTTGTTTCTGGTCTGGCTGATGGGGATATCCTTTCTTCTGATGGTGCCGTCGCTCGTCAATCTGGCGCAGGCTTTGGTTGAAAAATGGGGCTTTACCCTGGAATTCTCCCGGATCTTCCGCGGCAACGAGTGGTTTTTTGTCTCCTCGGTTCTTTCGTTTGTGATGATGATCCTTCTGGTGCCGACGCAAAAGATTCCCTTCAGGGACGCGCTGACGGGAGGGCTGATTTTCGCCGTCCTCCTGCAGATTGCCCGGTGGGGTTTCAGGCTCTACACGCCCGTCTACTTCCACCGGTACAATCTCATCTACGGATCGCTGACCACCCTCATTGTCGGGGCGATCTGGATTTTTTATTTTTCGAATATTCTGCTGTTGTGCGTTCTGTGGGTGGGGGAGAGGCAGAAAAGAGTATAACAATTCACTCTCGGTGTCTGCTTTCAGTTCCATCGGAACTCGCGGTCTATTTAATCGCCACTTCAGTTGTTGATTGCGGCTTGGTTTGCTCCGGTTGGCGATGGACATTGAGGCGCGCTCAAACAGCCGATGGAACCTCAAGGCATCTATCCGAGACTGAATTGTTATGATTCTTTTTCTTTTTTCCTCTCCTGAATTACCTTCTGCGCGATCGGCGACGGCGCCTCTTCGAAGGTATCGTGATGCATCGTAAAAATCCCTTTTCCCTGCGTGATCCCTTTGAGCATATTGTCGTAAACCAGCATCTCGGACAGCGGAACCCTGGCGCGGACGATCTGCGCGTTTGCCTTGGGTTCGACGCCCGCCACCTTCCCGCGGCGGCTGTTCAAGTCCTGAATGATCGCCCCCAGTGAATCGGTGGGAACGGTGATCTTTACATCCATGATCGGCTCCAGAAGAATGGGACGCGCTTGTTCCATGCACTTTCTGAAGGCCATGGCGCCGGCGATTTTGAAGGCGATATCCGATGAATCGACCGTGTGATACGACCCGTCGTAGAGGGAGGCCTTCACATCCACGACCGGATATCCGGCGACAATTCCATCCTGCATCGCCTCGACAATCCCCTTTTCCACGGAGGGGATGAAATTTTTGGGAATCATGCCGCCGACGATGTTGTTTGCGAATTCAAACCCGCCTCCTCGGGGGAGGGGAGAGAGTTCAATCCAGCAGTCGCCGTACTGGCCGTGGCCCCCCGACTGTTTTTTGTACTTCCCTTGAGCCTTGGAGGAGGCCTTGATCGTTTCCTTGTAGGGGACATGGGGCACCGCCAGCTCGATGTCCACCTCGTATTTGCGCTTGAGCCGCTCCTTGACGATCTCCAGATGAAACTGCCCCATGCCGCAGAGGAGAAGTTCATGTGTCTCGGTGTCGCGGTGATATTCGATATTCGGGTCCTCCTCCATGACCTTGTGAAGCGCCTCCATCACTTTTTCCTCGCTGGATCGGTCCTTGGCTTTGAGCGAACAGAAGATCAGCCGGTCGGGACGCGCAACCGGGGGATAGACGATGGGTTCGGTTAAGGAGGAAACGGTGTCGCAGGTTTCGAGAAAATCGACCTTCTCAAGGGCGACAATCTGGCCGGCGGAGGCCCTGGAGATTTTTTTGAGCTTGCGCCCCAGCGGTTTGGCCAGATGGGCGGTTTTCACCTGCTTTTCCCGGTTGGAAATATAGAGGGAATCGCCCAGCGACAGGGTTCCCGAAACCAGCCTCACGAAATTGACCTTTCCGGAAAAATGATCGACGGTGGTTTTAAACACAAAACCGGAAAGGGGCGAGGAGTCCGCGACAAGCCTTTTGGCCTCCGTTTTCCGGTCGGTCCGCGTCCCTTCCCACTCTTTTTTAAAGAGGTCCGGGGACGGCAAATATTCGCCGATGGCGTTAAGCAGGGGATTTAGCCCGATGTTTAACGCGGCGCTTCCGGCAAAGACGGGGATAATCTGCTTGTGGATAACCGCAGACCTCAACAGGGGGAGGAGTTTTTCAAAGGGGATGTCCTGTCCGTCGAGATAGGCGTTCATCAGCTCTTCGTTGGTCTCGATGATCGCCTCCTTTAACTTGTCGTGGCAGGCTTGCGCCTCGGAGATGCATTCATCGGGGATTGGCCCCTCCTGATATTTTCCGTTTTTTTCGGGGGAATACTTCAAGGCCTTCATCTTCACGATGTCGATCACGCCGTGCAGTTTTTCCTCGGCCCCCAAAGGGATGGTGAGGCAGACCGGGCGGATTTCCAGATCCTGCTCGATGGACGAGAGGGCGTTGACGAAACTGGCCTTTTCGCGGTCGAGTTTGTTG
This genomic stretch from Deltaproteobacteria bacterium harbors:
- a CDS encoding VCBS repeat-containing protein; this encodes MKRTIFFIFLLLASFLALRTLSQAYYPATFWSSDRLPLHIVGVRAGKVVSGDETNLVALSPNKLVVYRISESKLVPVAEYAGGGRDSWIKLSLIDLDGNGADEIIVSGFYHEDTSSFVATVRDGKIQKIADAPYHLSAITWEGEPPRQGEPPRQGEPPRQGKKILVAQKRFGGDDFSGPLIEMGLNGGKLVKKREIILPGGISGESISLFSVAGLEPMEGKGGFLQLNSMGKLLHYVRQGDGKYKKEWTSGESYSAVFTALDITVRNMMNEVEKERFLVPVSFQIKAEDQPLPLVTLPPPSSPSPLQVYVVKNEGYLKNIVGPIPSVKNAQMVRLVWSGYGFQEDWNSPRLDGAISDFDIVDWDDDGTPEILAALLLRDKGYFDTLKKQDSLLIVLDLP
- a CDS encoding elongation factor G; this encodes MVEVLSNIRNLAVVAHHGAGKTLLTEALLFNARALDTFSAMGARPCPLDEDPEEKSRQMTLSPQIYNFSFNDREINFIDTPGYINFMADTRYALKASDSAILIVSALSGVKETSMEYWEALGELELPRFIFVNKLDREKASFVNALSSIEQDLEIRPVCLTIPLGAEEKLHGVIDIVKMKALKYSPEKNGKYQEGPIPDECISEAQACHDKLKEAIIETNEELMNAYLDGQDIPFEKLLPLLRSAVIHKQIIPVFAGSAALNIGLNPLLNAIGEYLPSPDLFKKEWEGTRTDRKTEAKRLVADSSPLSGFVFKTTVDHFSGKVNFVRLVSGTLSLGDSLYISNREKQVKTAHLAKPLGRKLKKISRASAGQIVALEKVDFLETCDTVSSLTEPIVYPPVARPDRLIFCSLKAKDRSSEEKVMEALHKVMEEDPNIEYHRDTETHELLLCGMGQFHLEIVKERLKRKYEVDIELAVPHVPYKETIKASSKAQGKYKKQSGGHGQYGDCWIELSPLPRGGGFEFANNIVGGMIPKNFIPSVEKGIVEAMQDGIVAGYPVVDVKASLYDGSYHTVDSSDIAFKIAGAMAFRKCMEQARPILLEPIMDVKITVPTDSLGAIIQDLNSRRGKVAGVEPKANAQIVRARVPLSEMLVYDNMLKGITQGKGIFTMHHDTFEEAPSPIAQKVIQERKKEKES
- a CDS encoding YihY/virulence factor BrkB family protein, which gives rise to MKHLISNLKHIATQYHKLDCFNLSAALSFYAILSILPILLIVISLVGHYIGQSDVLLDKTGGLIEAVVPSLKEGLVNNLQTVIKARTQSGWFGILLLFFVAHFMFANLEHTINRLLHAKEKRHFLITRLLFLVWLMGISFLLMVPSLVNLAQALVEKWGFTLEFSRIFRGNEWFFVSSVLSFVMMILLVPTQKIPFRDALTGGLIFAVLLQIARWGFRLYTPVYFHRYNLIYGSLTTLIVGAIWIFYFSNILLLCVLWVGERQKRV
- the der gene encoding ribosome biogenesis GTPase Der; the encoded protein is MKPLVAIVGRPNVGKSTLFNRFVGKRQALVQDVPGITRDRHYAEAEWDGTTFRLVDTGGLEFETTDRLQKKMSDQAFKGIEEADCIICVVDGKVGVTTLDREWVEKIRKINKPKFFVVNKIDSAKDEALLADFYPLGMDPMFPVSAETSRGVSDLLDRVVSILKITPPAPPLNLRGGGGELLQIAIIGRPNVGKSTLLNRLLGEERAIVDETPGTTRDPINTYLSYQNRPVCLIDTAGIRKKGRTDTAIEKFSIVKSLKTIEKADVTFLLVDGNEGVTDQDTHVAGSAYEKDKPIILIVNKWDEGQKKTGRDSFLDQLQRKFHFSLYSPVLFVSAKTGSKTEKIFPTALRIYEQYQRRVPTAELNKAFGRIIEKHPLPVYRGRNIKIYYATQTGIAPPTFVVFSNEPGKIHFSYERYLNNALRESFGFTEVPVKIVFRKK